In a single window of the Nymphalis io chromosome 20, ilAglIoxx1.1, whole genome shotgun sequence genome:
- the LOC126776616 gene encoding uncharacterized protein LOC126776616: MDVDTELSSSDANAGRKRPLVGLALFDSGSDTETEIRSAAKRNSASRGKLTSKGRGTGLARAKAELKAKAAEAREEAFERSLRSRAFRKETAVIALDSEESSSSEVRREDPLKLGAEELRAEAGRNAALILEIAQKSSNLKGGFIKKLKESASSLQSIVDALASRTEAEETRRLRADNCRLRKEVDSLKTELKAHRREFAEMRTTVAVANEASTSTVRDTQALEEFKASIMSSAVFMIKAQMEGIQDRLLPAKVLRPPLAADKKQAVVQKTAPTYAQVVHPTPTPKPAQAPKRVTAVESVPLAPTTCLSATPTTSESQPREAQETSWSTVVKKGKNKKASPSAAASATVPSTVAKAQPVAKPRLFAPRRAAVMVTLQPDAQEKGVTYAHILERAEQGVKLQDIGICGGLRVRRSATGARLLELPKAQAEQADKLAEKLRTVLDGVAIVVRPVKRVDLKVTGLDDSVTKDKLVAAVARAGNCSPDSVRCGVLQRGPGYMGMVRVTCPLTAAKKISDAGRLLVGWSSAKEPLENYTETPQVEADSVKTNEQDFSKDRKSDTLR, from the coding sequence atggACGTCGACACGGAGTTGTCGTCGTCCGACGCAAATGCTGGGCGTAAACGCCCACTTGTGGGCCTTGCGCTCTTTGATTCCGGTTCGGATACGGAGACCGAAATCAGATCGGCGGCGAAACGTAACAGTGCTAGCCGGGGGAAGCTCACTTCCAAGGGACGCGGAACTGGCCTCGCTCGCGCCAAAGCCGAGCTTAAAGCAAAGGCCGCCGAGGCTAGGGAGGAGGCGTTTGAGCGCTCCTTGAGAAGTCGGGCTTTCCGTAAGGAGACGGCTGTGATCGCGCTTGACTCTGAGGAATCCTCTTCCTCGGAGGTCCGTAGGGAGGATCCCCTAAAATTGGGTGCAGAGGAGCTGCGTGCGGAGGCTGGTCGCAATGCAGCACTTATTCTGGAGATTGCCCAGAAATCCAGCAACCTGAAGGGTGGCTTCATCAAGAAGCTCAAAGAATCTGCATCTTCGCTCCAGTCCATCGTAGATGCTCTGGCATCAAGGACCGAGGCGGAAGAGACGCGCAGGCTTCGCGCTGATAATTGCCGCCTGCGTAAGGAGGTGGACAGCCTCAAGACTGAGTTAAAAGCCCACCGCCGTGAGTTTGCGGAAATGCGGACCACGGTGGCAGTGGCAAATGAGGCGTCCACCAGCACTGTGCGGGACACACAGGCTTTGGAGGAATTTAAGGCCTCTATAATGTCGTCGGCGGTGTTTATGATTAAAGCTCAAATGGAAGGAATCCAGGACCGTCTCCTTCCAGCTAAAGTGCTCCGTCCCCCTCTGGCTGCGGACAAGAAACAGGCTGTAGTGCAGAAAACTGCACCTACATACGCGCAAGTGGTCCATCCGACCCCAACACCGAAACCCGCACAGGCGCCGAAACGGGTGACTGCAGTCGAGTCAGTCCCGCTGGCACCGACTACGTGCCTATCAGCCACCCCGACCACGTCGGAGTCCCAACCACGGGAGGCCCAGGAGACATCATGGTCCACCGTGGTTAAAAAGGGAAAGAATAAAAAGGCTTCCCCCTCGGCCGCAGCGTCCGCCACAGTACCATCAACAGTGGCGAAGGCTCAGCCGGTGGCCAAACCGAGGCTGTTTGCTCCTCGCAGGGCTGCAGTAATGGTCACTCTGCAGCCGGATGCGCAGGAGAAGGGCGTTACATACGCTCACATCCTGGAGCGCGCGGAGCAGGGCGTTAAGCTTCAGGATATTGGAATCTGTGGCGGCCTTAGGGTCCGACGATCGGCGACGGGAGCCAGACTCCTCGAGCTACCGAAAGCACAGGCGGAGCAGGCGGATAAGCTTGCTGAGAAGCTCCGCACTGTACTGGATGGTGTCGCAATCGTCGTTCGACCTGTAAAGCGAGTGGACCTTAAGGTGACGGGATTGGATGATTCCGTCACCAAAGATAAATTGGTCGCTGCAGTTGCTCGTGCAGGGAACTGCTCCCCTGACTCAGTCAGATGCGGAGTGTTGCAGCGTGGTCCCGGATATATGGGAATGGTCCGCGTCACCTGTCCTCTCACAGCGGCGAAGAAGATATCAGATGCCGGTCGCCTCCTCGTAGGATGGAGCTCGGCCAAG